The Pirellulimonas nuda genome includes a region encoding these proteins:
- a CDS encoding LamG-like jellyroll fold domain-containing protein: MAGAVLAHEGHEHADHDAASHDAASHEHDAAAPQAMITTREGARVLPPAKEDGVFHFVVYGDRTGGVPAGLKVLRQAVVDSNLLDPDLVMTVGDLIQGYNDTPEWMRQMREFKGIMNGLRMKWFPVAGNHDVYWRGEGPAPQGQHDSDYEKHFGPLWYAFQHKNAGFIVLYSDEGDPVSNEKDFGQPRLQQMSEEQLAFLDKALAELKGADHVFVFLHHPRWTGGNYGDNWRVVHDKLTAAGNVSAVFAGHIHHMRYDGPKLGDGTDGIAYYTLATTGGHLSADIPGAGYLHHLNLVTVRKDRISVSALPVGAVMDPREFTPEFLKGIELARTIRPVRTGPELVLESDGSAAGSVMLRVKNPSPREVLCTASLDAPSPWRSTLDHQHFALAAGGQKDLDFRVLRAADGPGEMMDASLPGVRLELEYLGESARVRLPDVVAPLGLQPGQVPADYFKHDEGRGLAVDGEASAVLVPSAEVRLPDGPMTLEAWLKPNELSNFRGVIAKTQGSEFAIFSDEGAPKFDIHLNGKYVSAVSNQKLSTKKWSHVAGVFDGKQVAIYVDGKLIDSKPASGSRKTNKLPLVIGADPDGSGQPSRPFSGMVDEVRLSSKAVYDGEFAPQRRLAPEESTVLLLHLDKRVGPFTLDHSASAAKGLMGAASQLVPVGK, encoded by the coding sequence ATGGCCGGCGCCGTCCTCGCCCACGAAGGCCACGAGCACGCCGATCACGACGCCGCGAGCCACGACGCCGCGAGTCACGAGCACGACGCGGCCGCTCCGCAGGCGATGATCACCACGCGCGAGGGCGCTAGGGTGCTCCCCCCCGCCAAGGAAGACGGCGTCTTCCACTTTGTCGTGTACGGCGACCGCACCGGCGGCGTGCCGGCGGGTCTCAAGGTGCTGCGGCAGGCTGTGGTTGATTCCAACCTGCTCGACCCCGACCTGGTGATGACCGTCGGCGACCTCATCCAGGGCTACAACGACACCCCCGAATGGATGCGGCAGATGCGGGAGTTCAAGGGGATCATGAACGGCCTGCGGATGAAGTGGTTCCCCGTGGCGGGCAACCACGACGTCTACTGGCGGGGCGAGGGCCCCGCGCCGCAGGGGCAGCACGACTCCGACTACGAGAAGCACTTCGGCCCGCTGTGGTACGCGTTCCAGCACAAGAATGCGGGTTTCATCGTCCTCTATTCGGACGAGGGCGACCCGGTGAGCAACGAGAAGGACTTCGGCCAGCCGCGGCTGCAGCAGATGAGCGAGGAGCAACTGGCGTTCCTCGACAAGGCGCTGGCGGAGCTCAAGGGCGCCGACCACGTGTTTGTGTTCCTCCACCACCCGCGCTGGACCGGCGGCAACTACGGCGACAACTGGCGCGTGGTGCACGACAAGCTCACCGCCGCGGGCAACGTGTCGGCCGTGTTCGCCGGGCACATCCACCACATGCGGTACGACGGCCCCAAGCTGGGCGACGGCACCGACGGCATCGCCTACTACACGCTGGCCACCACGGGGGGCCACCTGTCGGCCGATATCCCCGGCGCCGGCTACCTGCACCACCTCAACCTGGTGACGGTCCGCAAGGACCGCATCAGCGTCTCGGCGCTGCCGGTGGGCGCGGTGATGGACCCACGCGAGTTCACCCCAGAGTTCCTGAAAGGGATCGAGTTGGCCCGCACCATCCGCCCCGTCCGCACGGGGCCGGAGTTGGTGCTGGAATCGGACGGCTCGGCCGCGGGCTCGGTGATGCTGCGGGTGAAGAACCCCTCGCCGCGCGAAGTGCTTTGCACCGCGTCGCTAGACGCCCCCTCGCCGTGGCGTTCGACGCTGGACCACCAGCACTTCGCCCTGGCGGCGGGAGGGCAGAAAGACCTTGATTTCCGCGTCCTGCGGGCCGCCGACGGGCCCGGCGAGATGATGGACGCCTCGCTCCCCGGCGTCCGCCTGGAGCTGGAGTACCTGGGCGAGTCGGCCCGCGTGCGGCTCCCCGACGTCGTCGCGCCGCTCGGCCTGCAGCCGGGCCAGGTGCCGGCCGACTACTTCAAGCACGACGAGGGCCGCGGCTTGGCCGTTGACGGCGAGGCCTCGGCGGTCCTTGTCCCCAGCGCCGAAGTGCGCCTGCCGGACGGCCCGATGACCCTCGAGGCGTGGCTCAAGCCCAACGAGTTGTCTAACTTCCGCGGCGTGATCGCCAAGACCCAGGGCTCGGAGTTCGCCATCTTCTCCGATGAAGGGGCGCCCAAGTTCGACATCCACCTCAACGGCAAGTATGTCTCCGCGGTGTCGAACCAGAAGCTGAGCACCAAGAAGTGGAGCCACGTCGCGGGCGTGTTCGATGGCAAGCAGGTAGCGATCTACGTCGACGGCAAGCTGATCGACTCGAAGCCCGCCTCCGGCAGCCGCAAGACCAACAAGCTGCCGCTCGTTATCGGGGCCGACCCAGACGGCTCCGGTCAGCCCTCGCGGCCGTTCTCTGGCATGGTCGACGAGGTGCGTCTGTCCAGCAAGGCGGTGTACGACGGCGAGTTTGCCCCGCAGCGTCGCCTGGCGCCGGAGGAATCCACCGTGCTGCTGCTGCACCTCGACAAACGCGTCGGGCCGTTCACGCTCGACCACAGCGCCTCGGCAGCCAAGGGGCTGATGGGGGCAGCGTCGCAGTTGGTTCCCGTCGGCAAGTAA
- a CDS encoding PEP-CTERM sorting domain-containing protein (PEP-CTERM proteins occur, often in large numbers, in the proteomes of bacteria that also encode an exosortase, a predicted intramembrane cysteine proteinase. The presence of a PEP-CTERM domain at a protein's C-terminus predicts cleavage within the sorting domain, followed by covalent anchoring to some some component of the (usually Gram-negative) cell surface. Many PEP-CTERM proteins exhibit an unusual sequence composition that includes large numbers of potential glycosylation sites. Expression of one such protein has been shown restore the ability of a bacterium to form floc, a type of biofilm.): protein MQTPSAPFQSILAGALVALLGAAPSAWAVTMTNVDVDVFDASGPEFIAGDGIPINGFVQDSVPGMGNTVSVAVKARDRDTGQPNAIVGNRYYVDAGLSTVVTPGVSNLAFDYQFDPGASGLTNYLLELSLDFDPAAGIADFVNFLLPVFDADGTPDALVDSWQETDGFFLNPGPGAWSDDSVGYVVSNSTRMDFGFFSLPPFSKMYDPNAVGEYEIRLRVYDITGATQLASANAFAVVGVPEPSSLALTGLLGMACVATWRRRRNR, encoded by the coding sequence ATGCAAACACCCTCGGCCCCCTTCCAATCCATCCTGGCCGGCGCGCTCGTCGCGTTGCTCGGCGCCGCCCCTTCGGCCTGGGCGGTCACCATGACCAACGTCGATGTCGACGTCTTTGATGCGTCGGGCCCCGAGTTCATCGCCGGAGACGGCATCCCGATCAACGGCTTCGTGCAAGACAGCGTGCCGGGGATGGGCAACACCGTGTCGGTAGCGGTCAAGGCCCGCGACCGCGACACCGGTCAACCCAACGCGATCGTCGGCAACCGCTACTACGTCGACGCGGGGCTGTCGACGGTGGTCACGCCCGGCGTGTCGAACCTGGCTTTCGACTACCAGTTCGATCCGGGCGCCAGCGGGCTGACCAACTACCTGCTCGAACTGAGCCTCGACTTCGACCCGGCGGCCGGCATCGCCGACTTTGTGAACTTCTTGCTGCCGGTGTTCGACGCAGACGGCACGCCCGACGCCCTGGTCGATAGCTGGCAAGAGACGGACGGGTTCTTCTTGAACCCCGGCCCCGGCGCGTGGAGCGACGACAGCGTGGGGTACGTGGTGAGCAACTCGACCCGCATGGACTTCGGCTTCTTCTCGCTGCCGCCGTTCAGCAAGATGTACGACCCCAACGCCGTGGGAGAGTACGAGATCCGCCTGCGTGTGTACGACATCACCGGCGCCACCCAGTTGGCCAGCGCCAACGCGTTTGCCGTGGTTGGCGTCCCCGAGCCGAGTTCGCTCGCCCTGACCGGGCTGCTGGGCATGGCGTGCGTCGCAACCTGGCGCCGCCGTCGCAACCGCTAG
- the gluQRS gene encoding tRNA glutamyl-Q(34) synthetase GluQRS — protein MPITRLAPSPTGALHLGNARTFLVNWAMARQQGWRVLLRIEDLDGPRIKADAAADAIDTLRWLGMDWDEGPSYQSRDPAPYHAALTRLAAQGAIYPCRCTRSEVLAASAPNEGDAELRYSGACRPAGPTPLEFVADPRVAWRVRTEDRTEVFDDGCVGRVSENPHRTVGDFLVATKAGVPSYQLAVAVDDARQGVDRIVRGVDLLSSTPRQSLLRGLLGLAPEPAHWHLPLVVGPDGRRLAKRHGDTRVGYYRGLGVPPERIVALVASWSGLPKQPRLSAAQFAQRFDIARLPPERVVFQEEHDAWLKAADAGS, from the coding sequence GTGCCGATTACCCGCCTCGCCCCTTCGCCCACCGGCGCCCTGCACCTGGGCAACGCGCGGACCTTCTTGGTGAACTGGGCGATGGCCCGGCAGCAGGGGTGGCGCGTGCTGCTGCGGATCGAAGACCTCGACGGGCCGCGCATCAAGGCGGACGCCGCGGCCGACGCGATCGACACGCTCCGCTGGCTAGGGATGGACTGGGACGAGGGCCCCAGCTACCAGTCCCGCGACCCGGCGCCCTACCACGCGGCGCTGACGCGGCTGGCCGCCCAGGGCGCCATCTACCCGTGCCGCTGCACGCGCTCAGAGGTGCTCGCCGCCTCGGCGCCCAACGAGGGGGACGCCGAGCTACGCTACTCGGGGGCCTGCCGCCCCGCGGGGCCGACGCCGCTGGAGTTCGTGGCCGACCCGCGGGTGGCGTGGCGTGTGCGGACCGAGGACCGGACCGAAGTTTTCGACGACGGCTGCGTCGGCAGGGTGAGCGAGAATCCCCACCGCACGGTGGGCGACTTCCTGGTAGCCACCAAGGCGGGGGTCCCCAGCTACCAGCTCGCGGTCGCGGTCGACGACGCCCGCCAAGGGGTCGACCGCATCGTCCGCGGCGTCGACCTGCTGAGCTCAACGCCGCGTCAGAGCCTGCTCCGCGGCCTGCTGGGGCTGGCGCCGGAACCGGCGCATTGGCACCTGCCGCTGGTGGTGGGGCCCGACGGGCGGCGCCTCGCCAAGCGGCACGGCGACACGCGTGTGGGCTACTACCGCGGCCTCGGCGTGCCGCCCGAGCGGATCGTGGCGCTCGTCGCGTCGTGGAGCGGGCTGCCGAAGCAGCCGCGGCTCTCGGCGGCCCAGTTCGCCCAGCGCTTCGACATCGCCCGGCTGCCGCCGGAGCGGGTGGTGTTCCAAGAAGAGCACGACGCGTGGCTGAAGGCCGCCGACGCGGGCAGCTAA
- a CDS encoding flagellin N-terminal helical domain-containing protein, translating to MVRERLRANVQGNQTDLFRLQNQLSTGRRLFSPSDDAPSALRAINLQRTIERKTQLQTNLRSAEQGLTKASSSLTEVSNVLNDLRAATLGVVGTDSSQDDRDAVIAQIDQALFTLLEIGSSKHLEQFLFSGTRSLDKPYEAAAQYVEYHGNESTLRSRVDTDLLFGVGLPGNEVFGGLSEAVRGTSDLEPRVTPQTRIVDINGGAGISPDGSIEIVYNPSVGGATQRAVIDLSKAHTLADVARLIETGAPTGAALVVEVAGGGFRVTAGDGAVAINEAAGGRAAEQLGLLSPIPSGQVVGGDLDPLLRNTTRLDDLLGSKAQGRLQLPGVRNDLTIRAASSGADFNNLTVEIVGTGTVGAESASYNASTNTLTVQIQPGATSAASLAAAINAEGTFVAAPDPRDAATAGTAGSGVAVVGTYAGATDTSGSGAPFDKASGLVIANGGAPFTVDTSTAETVEDLLNLLNRPETGLAAAINAEGTGIDVRTRRSGANLTIGENGGQTAGQLGIQTFHEGVKLAELNRGVGVTTRAGDDLEIELSDGATTTAFTVDLSAALTVQDALDAINTATGGAVTARLAAVGGGIELVDSSTLTPPVTLTVRSVSGSQAAIDLGLIATGQTEASVTSALPGAASLKGEDRASVEVDSVFNTLYRLREALQKDDNAPAVSAAVERLDDDLTRVTFARAEAGARLQNLDSVGTRLGEEDIQLRAALSIEIDVDFAQAVSDFQAKQFALQASLQTSASLLQLSILNFI from the coding sequence TTGGTCCGCGAGCGGCTACGCGCGAACGTGCAGGGGAACCAGACCGACCTGTTCCGGCTTCAGAACCAGCTCAGCACCGGGCGGCGGCTCTTCTCGCCCAGCGACGACGCCCCCTCCGCGTTACGGGCGATCAACCTACAACGCACGATCGAGCGCAAGACGCAGCTCCAGACCAACCTGCGGAGCGCCGAACAGGGCCTCACCAAGGCCAGCAGCTCGCTCACCGAGGTCTCCAACGTGCTGAACGACCTGCGCGCGGCGACGCTGGGCGTGGTCGGCACCGATTCTTCGCAGGACGACCGCGACGCGGTGATCGCCCAGATCGATCAGGCCCTGTTCACGCTGCTCGAGATCGGCTCCAGCAAACACCTGGAGCAGTTCCTCTTCTCGGGGACCCGTTCGCTCGACAAGCCCTACGAGGCGGCCGCTCAGTACGTGGAGTACCACGGGAACGAGTCGACGCTCCGCAGCCGTGTCGACACCGACCTGCTGTTCGGCGTGGGGCTGCCCGGAAACGAGGTCTTCGGCGGCCTCTCCGAGGCGGTGCGTGGCACGTCCGACCTGGAGCCGCGGGTCACCCCTCAGACGCGGATCGTTGACATCAACGGGGGCGCCGGGATCAGCCCCGACGGCTCGATCGAGATCGTCTACAACCCATCGGTCGGGGGCGCGACGCAGCGGGCCGTGATCGACCTCAGCAAAGCGCACACGCTGGCCGACGTGGCGCGGCTCATCGAGACCGGGGCGCCGACGGGGGCCGCCCTGGTGGTTGAGGTCGCGGGGGGCGGGTTCCGCGTCACCGCCGGCGACGGCGCCGTGGCGATCAACGAAGCCGCGGGGGGCCGCGCCGCCGAGCAGCTCGGGCTGCTCTCGCCGATCCCCTCGGGGCAGGTGGTCGGGGGCGACCTCGACCCGCTGCTGCGCAACACGACGCGTCTAGACGACCTGCTGGGCTCCAAGGCCCAGGGCCGGCTGCAGCTTCCGGGGGTCCGCAACGACCTCACGATCCGCGCCGCCTCGAGCGGCGCCGATTTCAACAATCTGACGGTCGAGATCGTTGGCACGGGGACCGTCGGCGCCGAGTCGGCCTCGTACAACGCCTCGACCAACACGCTCACCGTTCAGATCCAGCCCGGGGCGACCTCGGCCGCGAGCCTCGCCGCGGCGATCAACGCCGAGGGGACCTTCGTGGCGGCGCCCGACCCACGCGACGCAGCGACCGCCGGAACGGCCGGCTCGGGCGTGGCGGTGGTCGGCACGTACGCCGGGGCCACCGACACAAGCGGCAGCGGCGCGCCGTTCGATAAGGCGTCGGGCCTGGTGATCGCCAACGGCGGGGCGCCCTTCACGGTCGACACGTCGACGGCCGAGACGGTCGAGGACCTGCTGAACCTGCTGAACCGCCCCGAGACGGGGCTGGCCGCCGCGATCAACGCCGAAGGCACGGGGATCGACGTCCGCACCCGCCGCAGCGGCGCAAACCTAACGATCGGCGAGAACGGGGGCCAGACCGCCGGCCAGCTCGGCATCCAGACCTTCCACGAAGGGGTCAAGCTCGCCGAGCTCAACCGCGGCGTCGGCGTCACGACACGCGCGGGAGACGACCTCGAGATCGAGCTCTCCGACGGCGCCACGACGACCGCCTTCACCGTCGACCTGTCGGCCGCGCTGACCGTGCAGGACGCGCTCGACGCCATCAACACGGCTACCGGCGGCGCGGTGACGGCGCGGCTCGCGGCCGTTGGCGGCGGGATCGAGCTGGTCGACTCCAGCACGCTGACCCCTCCGGTGACGCTCACGGTGCGGTCGGTCAGCGGCAGCCAAGCGGCCATCGACCTGGGGCTGATCGCCACGGGCCAGACCGAGGCGAGCGTCACTTCAGCCTTGCCCGGCGCCGCGAGCCTCAAGGGCGAGGACCGGGCCAGCGTCGAGGTCGACAGCGTCTTCAACACCCTCTACCGGCTGCGCGAGGCGTTGCAGAAGGACGACAACGCGCCGGCCGTCTCGGCGGCCGTTGAGCGTCTGGACGACGACCTGACCCGGGTGACCTTCGCCCGCGCCGAGGCGGGCGCCCGGCTGCAGAACCTAGACTCGGTGGGGACGCGGCTCGGCGAGGAAGACATCCAGCTCCGCGCGGCGCTGTCGATCGAGATCGACGTCGACTTCGCCCAAGCGGTGTCCGACTTCCAGGCCAAACAGTTCGCGCTGCAGGCGTCGCTACAAACCTCGGCGAGCCTGTTGCAGTTGTCGATCCTGAACTTCATCTAG
- the flgK gene encoding flagellar hook-associated protein FlgK: MSLFGSLQLAGNTLRAMQIGLQVVGNNIANANTEGFIREEAVYAPAPVQRIGNLTIGLGVEVEAIVQKADRFVTDRLRDAAGDRAGANIETAAYRDLETLLGELSDSDLSTAFTSFFNSIDQLAGEPANLSLRNLVIGKGESLAREVARVASRASDLKGERDSRVVASVDEINSLAEQVQQLNLRITTIEGGGAGGSQAGGLRSQRDAALQRLSEIVGVRVDPQPSGAVNVSLGGEQLVFESQRREVFADTASVGGQRITTVRFVDNKSEVRAGAGELAGLYSARDEIIGGFEEGLDEMARSLIFEFNKLHSQGQGLAGFDQLTSATGVLDAAAPLDAAGLSFTPENGSFDLVVRNKNTGLDTTHTIQVDLNGLDGDTSLTSLAAAINAVDGVSAEVTTGGRLSIKADSKDAEFAFSGDTSGALAALGLNTFFAGDGARNIALNSELRGVKNAGKFAASLGGIDGDSENALRLGAFLDLRLEAQGGASLASQYDQLINTVATGATLSQSVADGFTQFEAALEGQQQALSGVNLDEEAIKMLSLQRTYQASARFIQTISELMDILVSL; this comes from the coding sequence ATGTCCCTCTTCGGCTCCCTCCAACTCGCCGGTAATACGCTCCGCGCGATGCAGATCGGGCTGCAGGTGGTTGGCAACAACATCGCCAACGCCAACACCGAGGGGTTCATCCGCGAAGAGGCGGTCTACGCCCCCGCGCCGGTCCAGCGCATCGGCAACCTCACCATCGGGCTCGGCGTTGAGGTCGAGGCGATCGTCCAGAAGGCCGACCGCTTCGTCACCGACCGGCTCCGCGACGCCGCGGGGGACCGCGCCGGCGCCAACATCGAGACCGCCGCGTACCGCGACCTCGAGACGCTGCTGGGCGAGCTCTCCGACTCCGACCTCAGCACCGCGTTCACCAGCTTCTTCAACAGCATCGACCAGCTCGCCGGCGAGCCGGCCAACCTTTCGCTGCGCAACCTAGTGATCGGGAAAGGGGAGTCGCTGGCGCGGGAAGTCGCCCGTGTCGCCTCGCGCGCCTCGGACCTGAAGGGGGAACGCGACTCACGCGTGGTCGCGTCGGTCGACGAGATCAACAGCCTCGCCGAGCAGGTCCAGCAGCTCAACCTACGCATCACCACCATCGAGGGGGGGGGCGCCGGCGGCAGCCAGGCGGGCGGGCTGCGGTCGCAGCGCGACGCCGCCCTCCAGAGGCTCTCCGAGATCGTCGGCGTGCGTGTCGACCCCCAACCGAGCGGCGCCGTGAACGTGTCGCTGGGGGGCGAGCAATTGGTCTTCGAGTCGCAGCGCCGCGAGGTGTTCGCGGACACCGCGTCGGTCGGCGGACAGCGGATCACCACGGTCCGCTTCGTCGACAACAAGTCGGAAGTGCGGGCCGGCGCCGGGGAGCTGGCGGGGCTCTACTCGGCCCGCGACGAGATCATCGGCGGCTTCGAGGAGGGGCTCGACGAGATGGCCCGCTCGCTCATCTTCGAGTTCAACAAGCTCCACTCCCAGGGGCAGGGCCTCGCCGGCTTCGACCAACTGACGAGCGCCACGGGGGTGCTGGACGCGGCCGCGCCGCTCGACGCGGCCGGGCTCTCGTTCACGCCCGAGAACGGCTCGTTCGACCTGGTGGTGCGGAACAAGAACACCGGGCTCGACACGACCCACACGATCCAGGTCGACCTGAACGGCCTCGACGGCGACACCTCGCTGACCTCGCTGGCCGCGGCCATCAACGCGGTCGATGGCGTCAGCGCCGAAGTGACCACCGGCGGGCGCTTGTCCATCAAGGCCGACTCGAAGGACGCCGAGTTCGCCTTCAGCGGCGACACCAGCGGCGCGTTGGCGGCGTTGGGATTGAACACGTTCTTTGCGGGCGACGGGGCGCGGAACATCGCGCTCAACTCGGAGCTGCGCGGCGTGAAGAACGCCGGGAAGTTCGCCGCGAGCCTGGGGGGGATCGACGGCGACAGCGAAAACGCACTGCGCCTGGGCGCCTTCCTCGACCTGCGGCTCGAGGCCCAAGGGGGCGCGAGCCTCGCCAGCCAGTACGACCAACTGATCAACACCGTCGCCACCGGCGCCACCCTTTCGCAGAGCGTCGCCGATGGCTTCACGCAGTTCGAGGCCGCCCTGGAGGGGCAGCAACAAGCCCTCAGCGGCGTCAACCTCGACGAAGAAGCCATCAAGATGCTCTCGCTGCAACGCACCTACCAGGCGTCGGCGCGGTTCATCCAAACCATCTCCGAGCTGATGGACATCCTGGTGAGCCTGTAG
- the flgN gene encoding flagellar export chaperone FlgN gives MNEASPPLEEGIALLLADLSAVQTEMLGVLRDKCQRLVSQDVGQIKALQPAEQALIERLTAIQARREALLAQAEQRGLPAESLKAVAGALPDPPRRGLKKSVDAARSQARLLQHQSLTNWVLAQRTLLHLSQLLEIVATGGKPRPTYGRKEPLSATSGALMDRAV, from the coding sequence ATGAACGAAGCCTCGCCGCCGCTCGAAGAGGGCATCGCGCTGCTGCTGGCCGACCTGTCGGCCGTGCAGACCGAGATGCTCGGCGTCCTGCGTGACAAGTGCCAGCGGCTGGTGAGCCAAGACGTGGGCCAGATCAAGGCCCTCCAGCCGGCCGAGCAGGCGCTCATCGAGCGCCTGACCGCGATCCAGGCGCGCCGCGAAGCGTTGCTAGCACAGGCCGAGCAGCGCGGGCTGCCGGCCGAGAGCCTGAAGGCGGTCGCCGGCGCGCTGCCCGATCCGCCCCGCCGGGGGCTGAAAAAGTCGGTCGACGCGGCCCGCAGCCAGGCGCGGCTGCTGCAGCACCAGAGCCTCACCAACTGGGTGCTAGCACAGCGGACGCTGCTACACCTGTCCCAGCTGTTAGAGATTGTTGCTACCGGAGGCAAACCACGGCCGACTTATGGAAGGAAGGAACCGTTGTCCGCAACCAGCGGGGCCCTGATGGACCGCGCGGTGTGA
- a CDS encoding rod-binding protein: MNTLPSISAMPAPSAQQVEAAEEVRDAFGKFVGQTMFAQMLSSMRKTVGKPAYFDGGRGEEVFRGQLDQVLAEKLSESDGNGAGDSLADKMFKQQFPQHAQTLERAEQHAPKGLAPLAALGTLRRW; encoded by the coding sequence ATGAACACCCTCCCCTCGATTAGCGCGATGCCGGCCCCCTCCGCCCAGCAGGTCGAGGCGGCAGAAGAAGTCCGCGACGCGTTCGGCAAGTTCGTGGGGCAGACCATGTTCGCCCAGATGCTCTCCTCGATGCGAAAGACCGTCGGGAAGCCCGCCTACTTCGACGGCGGGCGCGGCGAAGAGGTGTTCCGCGGCCAGCTCGACCAGGTGCTCGCCGAGAAGCTCTCCGAGAGCGACGGCAACGGCGCGGGCGACTCGCTGGCCGACAAGATGTTCAAGCAGCAGTTCCCGCAGCACGCGCAGACGCTGGAGCGGGCCGAGCAGCACGCCCCCAAAGGCCTGGCGCCGCTCGCTGCGCTTGGCACGCTCCGCCGCTGGTAG
- a CDS encoding flagellar basal body P-ring protein FlgI: MFASPSITSSFRSPPWRVLACLACLAVPTFFADQAFAASRAQLRNICRVKGQEENVLKGIGLIVGLSGTGESGDAQTMRHLAQAMESLGSRVSLTGRLDEEALEDLKKVKNVSVAWVTATVPATGARRGDQLDCFVAGINGKSLVGGRLAYAALTGPNSQDRQIYALCQGQLTVDDPDQPMVARVSNGCQMEQDVFTPFVKDGMITLVIDRNHADFAVASAIAERINYDYGDQFSRQGEQQAQGQQPQTRQVLLQDEEAGKLARAVNAANVVVRVPQHYSTYPVAFVAEILEMTIDIVEPEARVVVNPRSGSIVISGDVEIGAVVITHRNLVIEAVGTAEFARVDPGQFNSTKLDRLLEALTALKVPADDVIEIIRGIDRNGKLHAKLIVE; this comes from the coding sequence ATGTTCGCTTCACCGTCGATCACGAGCAGCTTCCGCAGTCCGCCTTGGCGCGTCTTGGCGTGCTTGGCGTGCTTGGCGGTTCCCACTTTTTTCGCGGACCAAGCATTTGCCGCTAGCCGGGCGCAGCTCCGCAACATCTGCCGGGTGAAGGGGCAGGAAGAGAACGTGCTCAAGGGGATCGGGCTGATCGTCGGCCTCAGCGGCACCGGCGAGTCGGGCGACGCGCAGACCATGCGTCACCTGGCCCAAGCGATGGAGTCGCTCGGCAGCCGGGTGAGCCTGACGGGCCGGCTGGACGAGGAAGCCCTGGAAGACCTCAAGAAGGTGAAGAACGTCTCGGTCGCCTGGGTCACCGCCACGGTGCCCGCCACCGGCGCCCGGCGCGGCGACCAGCTCGACTGCTTCGTCGCCGGCATCAACGGCAAGAGCCTGGTCGGCGGCCGGCTGGCCTACGCGGCGCTCACGGGCCCCAACTCGCAGGACCGCCAGATCTACGCCCTGTGCCAGGGGCAGCTCACCGTCGACGACCCCGACCAGCCGATGGTGGCCCGCGTCAGCAACGGCTGCCAGATGGAGCAGGACGTGTTCACCCCGTTCGTCAAGGACGGCATGATCACGCTGGTGATCGACCGCAACCACGCCGATTTCGCCGTGGCCAGCGCCATCGCCGAACGGATTAACTACGACTACGGCGACCAGTTCTCGCGTCAGGGCGAGCAGCAGGCCCAAGGGCAGCAGCCCCAGACTCGCCAGGTTTTGTTGCAGGACGAGGAGGCGGGCAAGCTGGCCCGCGCGGTCAACGCCGCCAACGTGGTGGTCCGCGTGCCGCAGCACTACTCCACGTACCCCGTGGCGTTTGTGGCGGAGATCCTGGAGATGACCATCGACATCGTCGAGCCCGAGGCCCGCGTGGTGGTGAACCCGCGATCGGGCAGCATCGTCATCAGCGGCGACGTCGAGATCGGCGCCGTCGTGATCACCCACCGCAACCTGGTGATCGAAGCGGTCGGCACGGCCGAGTTCGCCCGCGTCGACCCCGGGCAGTTCAACAGCACCAAGCTCGACCGCCTGCTCGAGGCGCTGACCGCCCTCAAGGTGCCGGCCGACGACGTGATCGAGATCATCCGCGGCATCGACCGCAACGGCAAGCTGCACGCCAAGCTGATTGTTGAGTAG